Within Ramlibacter henchirensis, the genomic segment CCATGTTCTGCTTTTCCAGCGCGTCGCGCAGGCTCTGCTCCTGCACCGTCTTCGCGGTGGCGGCGCGCAGCACGGCGACGATGTCCGGCGGCGTGCCCTTGGGCACGGCCAGTCCGCGCCAGGTGCCGATGGAAATGTCCAGGCCCTTCTCCTTGAGCGTGGGCACGTTCTCGAAGCCCTTGATGCGCTCGTCGGACATCACGGCGAGCAGCTTCAGCTTGCCCGCCGCCACGTGCGGGAAGACCTCGGCCGCGCTCACGGTGATCGCCTCGATGTGGCCGCCCAGCAGCGACAGCGCCGCGGGGTTGGCGCCCGCGAACGGGATGTGGTTGAACTTCGCGCCGGTCTTGTCCTCGACCGCCGCGGCCGCGAGGTGCCACGTCGATCCGTTGCCGCCGTTGCCGATGCGGAAGTCGCCCTTCTTCGCGGCGGCGATGAACTCCTCCACCGTCTTCCAGGGGGCATCGGCTCGCACCGTGATCGCGGCGGGGTCGTAGTTCAAGCGCGCGATGGGCGTGAAGTCCTCGTGCGTGATCTTCGTCAGCCCCATGTTCGGCTGCGTCATGAGGTCGGTGGCGAGCACCCCGACCTTGTAGCCCGGCTCCTTGCCATTGAGCACGTCGCCCAGCCCGATCATGCCGGCGGCACCCGGCTTGTTGACCACCACCATCGGCTGCGGCAGGTGCTTCACGGCCGCCAGCGCGAACGCGCGCGCCAGCACGTCGGTGCCGCCGCCGGCCGGGTACGGCACGATGAGTTCGATCGGCTTGGCCGGGAACGACTGCGCGAGCACGGACGCCGGCACGGCCAGCGCGCACAGCACGGTGGCCAGCAGGCCTCGGCGGGAAGTCTTGTTCATGTTCATCGGATGTCTCCTGTGGGGAATCGGGATCAGGCCCAGGCCGGGCCTTGCGGGAACTCGAACTGCTTGAGCGACGCGGCATGCATCTCGATGCTGTAGCCGGCGCGCTTGGGCGGCATGTAGCGGCCGTTGCGAATCACGACGGGCTCGACGAAGTGCTCGTGCAGGTGGTCCACGTACTCCAGCACGCGGCCTTCCAGCGAACCGGACACGGCGATGTAGTCGAACAGCGAGATGTGCTGCACGTACTCGCACAGCCCCACGCCGCCGGCGTGCGGGCAGACCGGGACGCCGAACTTGGCGGCCAGCAGCACGACGATCAGCACCTCGTTCAGGCCGCCCAGCCGCGCGGAATCGAGCTGGCAATAGTCGATGGCCCTGGCCTGCAGCAGCTGCTTGAACATCACGCGGTTGTGGCAGTGCTCGCCGGTGGCCACGCCGATCGGCGAGATGCGTTCGCGGATCGCCGCATGGCCGAGGATGTCGTCGGGGCTGGTGGGCTCCTCGATCC encodes:
- a CDS encoding Bug family tripartite tricarboxylate transporter substrate binding protein, producing the protein MNKTSRRGLLATVLCALAVPASVLAQSFPAKPIELIVPYPAGGGTDVLARAFALAAVKHLPQPMVVVNKPGAAGMIGLGDVLNGKEPGYKVGVLATDLMTQPNMGLTKITHEDFTPIARLNYDPAAITVRADAPWKTVEEFIAAAKKGDFRIGNGGNGSTWHLAAAAVEDKTGAKFNHIPFAGANPAALSLLGGHIEAITVSAAEVFPHVAAGKLKLLAVMSDERIKGFENVPTLKEKGLDISIGTWRGLAVPKGTPPDIVAVLRAATAKTVQEQSLRDALEKQNMGYAYAEGEAFAAVMAKDHAFYRALIQKLGLKGQ